Proteins from a genomic interval of Rosa chinensis cultivar Old Blush chromosome 2, RchiOBHm-V2, whole genome shotgun sequence:
- the LOC121051284 gene encoding uncharacterized protein LOC121051284: MRVCVDYRDLNLAIPKDVYPMPVADMLVDAVAGHELLSFMDGTVRYHQISVAEEDRHKSAFRCPGFAGKIQPFSPLLKLQGQNEFVWEPKHQEAFDRIKAYLASPPVLVPPRAGFPLKLYISAAEASIGILLAQDDEGGVEHAIFYLSRTLTDCETSVQVATLHVTFTTCIIAQIDLVKYILSRPILRGRIGKWVLALSEFSLQYVPQKAVKGQAIADFLAHHPMLDIPTVKELEIATVTTSRPDLARIPEYAIWYQATVSLQTWAEYAALTIGLEVLLELGVRDVQIRGDSQFVINQLQEKYRCVSRLLVPYLNHAIELLDQFDDTDLEYIPHERNFEANELAQMATGITLKYRLRERILKVTRRTLPSWLARPDRPDDPVVVVLEPIDVDWRIPLIDYLK; this comes from the exons atgagggtctgcgtagACTATAGAGACCTTAATCTCGCTATACCTAAAGATGTCTACCCCATGCCAGTCGCAGATATGTTGGTAGACGCCGtagcaggacatgaattgttgtccttcatggacggcaccgTAAGGTATCACCAGATTTCGGTCGCAGAGGAAGACAGACATAAATCCGCATTCCGGTGTCCTGGGTTCGCGG gtaaaatccagcctttctctccATTGTTGAAGCTGCAGGGTCAGAACGAGTTTgtatgggagcctaaacatcaagaggctttcgacagaatcAAGGCCTACCTAGCGAGCCCGCCAGTGCTTGTTCCCCCGAGAGCTGGATTTCCATTGAAGCTATATATTTCAGCGGCTGAGGCTTCTATTGGCATTCTGCTCGCCCAGGATGATGAGGGAGGCGTCGAGCACGCCATTTTCTACCTCAGCCGAACACTGACAGATTGCGAGACAAG cGTGCAAGTTGCGACACTACATGTTACCTTTACTAcctgcatcatcgctcaaatCGACCTGGTCAAGTACATATTGTCGCGACCTATtctgagaggccgcattggcaagtgggtactGGCCCTGTCCGAATTTTCTCTGCAATATGTGCCTCAGAAAGCAGTAAAGGgacaggccatcgcagacttttTGGCACATCACCCCATGTTGGATATCCCCACGgtgaaggagttagagatagcgaccGTAACTACAAGTCGACCGGATTTGGCGCGCATCCCAGAATACGCCATATGGTACCAAGCCACGGTTTCCTTGCAAACCTGG GCAGAGTATGCGGCCCTTACTATTGGCCTAGAAGTCTTACTGGAATTGGGAGTAAGGGACGTTCAGATCCGCGGCGACTCTCAGTTCgtgataaatcagcttcaaGAAAAATACAGATGTGTAAGCCGGTTGCTCGTACCATATTTGAATCACGCTATTGAACTTCTGGATCAATTTGATGACACGGATTTGGAGTACATCCCTCACGAGCGTAATTTTGAAGCCAATGAACTCGCTCAAATGGCTACAGGCATTACATTGAAGTATAGGCTTCGCGAGCGCATTCTGAAAGTTACGCGTCGCACTCTACCTTCATGGCTCGCGCGACCCGACCGGCCTGATGATCCAGTCGTCGTGGTCTTAGAGCCTATTGACGTCGACTGGCGCATTCCGTTGATAGATTACCTCAAATAA
- the LOC112190597 gene encoding rop guanine nucleotide exchange factor 12: MVRALEDEEETYKKRLHHLREIHGTAGRHAKSLSIETSTALDFEDEDGGDGSQTPTEPDGKGLKPRLSTKEAATAAIEAKEKQQQSDMEQMRERFAKLLLGEDMSGGGKGVSSALALSNAITNLAASVFGEQTRLEPMSADRKARWRKEIDWLLSVTDYIVEFVASQQKNKDGSNMEIMVTRQRTDLLMNIPALRKLDAMLIDCLDNFRGDQEFYYVSKDADEKEKGNAKRKDDKWWLPTPKVPPDGLSEAARKFLQYQKDCVNQVLKAAMAINAQVLTEMEIPENYIESLPKNGRASLGDQIYRSITVEFFDPDQFLCAMDLSSDHKILDLKNKMEASMVIWKRKMNQKDGKSGWGSAVSLEKRELFEERAETILLLLKQRFPGIPQSSLDISKIQYNADVGQAILESYSRILESLAFTVLSRIEDVLYADYAVHNPLQAVSKRHNFIEKTTSSPTTSPDRSMLKEENGGTETPTSMTLSDFMGWGCDQGDSEAKKEQEAAAEDGEVKHPHIQKLANIVTNKKISYLETLGGMRSPTARH; this comes from the exons ATGGTTCGGGCTCTCGAAGACGAAGAAGAGACTTACAAGAAAAGGTTGCACCATCTCAGGGAGATTCATGGGACCGCAGGAAGGCATGCCAAGAGCTTGAGCATTGAGACTTCAACAGCATTAGATTTTGAGGATGAAGATGGTGGGGATGGAAGTCAGACGCCTACTGAGCCCGACGGTAAAGGCCTCAAGCCAAGGCTGAGCACGAAGGAAGCTGCCACCGCTGCCATAGAAGCCAAAGAAAAGCAGCAGCAATCTG ATATGGAACAGATGAGGGAGAGGTTTGCTAAATTGCTTTTGGGTGAAGATATGTCAGGCGGAGGAAAGGGCGTTTCTTCTGCTTTGGCATTGTCCAATGCCATCACAAACCTCGCTG CTTCTGTTTTTGGAGAGCAAACTCGCCTAGAGCCCATGTCTGCGGATAGGAAAGCAAGATGGAGAAAAGAAATAGATTGGTTGTTAAGTGTCACCGATTACATTGTTGAGTTTGTTGCTTCACAACAGAAGAACAAGGATGGATCCAATATGGAG ATAATGGTGACCCGGCAACGGACAGATCTTCTCATGAACATTCCTGCCCTGAGAAAGCTTGATGCAATGCTTATT GACTGTCTAGATAACTTCAGAGGCGATCAGGAGTTCTATTATGTATCCAAAGATGCTGATGAGAAGGAGAAAGGGAATGCAAAGAGAAAAGATGACAAATGGTGGCTACCTACTCCTAAAGTTCCACCAGATGGTTTATCAGAAGCGGCAAGAAAATTCTTGCAGTATCAAAAAGATTGTGTCAACCAAGTGCTTAAAGCAGCCATGGCCATAAATGCTCAAGTTTTAACAGAAATGGAGATTCCCGAAAACTACATTGAATCCCTTCCCAAG AATGGGAGGGCAAGTCTTGGTGACCAAATCTATAGGAGTATTACAGTCGAATTCTTTGATCCGGACCAATTTCTTTGTGCCATGGACTTATCGTCTGACCACAAAATTCTAGACCTCAAAAACAAAATGGAGGCTTCTATGGTGATATGGAAGAGAAAGATGAACCAAAAAGATGGGAAATCTGGCTGGGGCTCAGCTGTGAGTTTGGAAAAGAGAGAGCTCTTTGAAGAGAGGGCAGAGACCATCTTACTCCTTCTCAAGCAGAGGTTCCCTGGAATCCCTCAATCTTCATTGGACATAAGTAAAATTCAATACAACGCG GATGTGGGGCAGGCTATTCTCGAAAGCTATTCAAGAATACTAGAGAGCTTGGCCTTCACTGTGTTGTCTCGAATTGAAGATGTACTCTATGCAGATTACGCTGTGCATAATCCATTACAAGCAGTAAGTAAAAGGCACAATTTCATAGAAAAAACTACATCATCACCTACAACTTCTCCAGATAGGAGCATgctaaaagaagaaaatgggggAACAGAGACACCGACTTCGATGACATTGTCGGATTTCATGGGTTGGGGCTGTGATCAAGGTGACAGCGAGGCAAAGAAGGAACAGGAGGCTGCAGCAGAAGACGGTGAGGTCAAGCATCCACACATACAGAAATTAGCCAACATTGTGACCAACAAGAAGATTTCATATCTAGAGACCTTGGGTGGAATGAGAAGTCCAACAGCACGCCACTAA